A stretch of the Chitinophagaceae bacterium genome encodes the following:
- a CDS encoding glycogen/starch synthase, with product MNKKRILIITQEMKPYLVLSEMARITNQLPVHLLNQGMEIRVLMPKFGSINERRHRLHEVVRLSGMNIIIDDDDFPLIIKVASLPGARLQVYFLDNEDFFKRKYDFTDEHHKFYDDNAERMIFFCKGALETVKKWGWPPDIIHCHGWMTSLVPMYIRTVYKKEPVFHNSKVVYSVYDNPFEGSLAKSFNTKALIHKDIKDSDFEYYKKGDFTGLNKGAIAHSDALILGDQKIDKALKTFMKAQKNKPILEYVNGEEFPATYQEFYASLSKK from the coding sequence ATGAACAAAAAAAGAATACTGATCATCACGCAGGAAATGAAACCATACCTGGTGTTATCAGAGATGGCGCGCATCACCAATCAATTGCCCGTACACTTGCTCAATCAGGGTATGGAAATAAGAGTGCTGATGCCCAAGTTTGGCAGTATCAATGAAAGAAGACACCGGTTGCACGAGGTTGTGCGGCTTTCAGGAATGAACATTATCATAGATGACGATGATTTTCCGCTGATTATTAAAGTGGCTTCATTGCCCGGTGCCCGTTTACAGGTCTATTTTCTTGATAATGAGGACTTTTTCAAGCGTAAATACGATTTTACAGACGAGCACCATAAGTTTTATGATGACAATGCCGAGCGCATGATTTTTTTCTGCAAGGGAGCACTTGAAACAGTAAAGAAATGGGGCTGGCCTCCTGATATTATCCATTGCCATGGTTGGATGACAAGTCTGGTTCCGATGTATATCAGAACGGTGTATAAAAAAGAACCTGTGTTTCACAATTCAAAAGTTGTTTATTCCGTTTACGATAATCCTTTTGAAGGCTCACTGGCCAAATCATTCAATACCAAGGCGCTCATTCACAAGGATATTAAAGATTCCGATTTTGAGTATTACAAAAAGGGAGATTTCACTGGACTTAACAAAGGCGCTATTGCACACTCTGACGCACTCATTCTGGGCGATCAGAAAATAGATAAAGCTTTGAAAACTTTTATGAAAGCGCAGAAAAATAAACCCATACTTGAATACGTGAATGGAGAAGAGTTTCCTGCTACTTATCAGGAATTTTATGCATCGCTTTCAAAAAAATGA
- a CDS encoding DUF4270 family protein, with amino-acid sequence MPASSDINATFTDTFKVVTTPMRQDSLVTSSQFYSLLGNMYDPVFGKSYAAIFTEFLLPTTAIDLGDPDTLFLDSVVLTMAYFKTYGYEDVPQSFSVYEVIEKMSPKPETGYYSNKTFSTSPDLLGQKRLLVPNLKDSIDVLGVSFPPHMRIRLSDRFGQDLLNQSGAATLATDSAFKEYFHGLMIAPDTTATPYAASMLYLAMLSSVSGLRLYWHTPAKSDLNINFPIGTSEVKFNYFKHTYSGSVVASHLQNETADGDSLIFIQSMASIRTRISIPNLLNLHDVIINKAELIISQRLDPNRADSVFTPPLQILIVTLDSAGKIKSIPDNDDVNQVFPAYGGNKVSYGILPGDTVAQYKFSISQQVQLLIDGNITDYGLFLINNSAQETADRLMAGGGNRNDVYKAKLNLVYTPIE; translated from the coding sequence TTGCCGGCCTCTTCCGATATCAATGCCACCTTCACCGACACTTTTAAAGTAGTTACCACGCCTATGCGGCAGGATTCACTTGTTACCAGCAGTCAGTTTTACAGCTTGCTGGGAAATATGTATGATCCTGTTTTCGGAAAATCTTACGCGGCTATTTTCACGGAATTTCTCTTGCCAACCACAGCTATTGATCTGGGTGATCCTGATACCTTATTCCTGGATTCTGTTGTACTCACCATGGCTTACTTTAAAACGTATGGTTACGAAGATGTACCACAATCCTTTTCAGTGTATGAGGTTATAGAAAAGATGAGCCCGAAACCTGAAACGGGTTACTATTCCAATAAAACATTTTCCACCAGTCCGGACTTATTGGGACAAAAACGGCTCTTAGTACCTAATCTTAAGGATAGCATTGATGTGTTAGGCGTGAGCTTTCCTCCGCACATGCGTATTCGTTTGTCTGATAGATTTGGCCAGGATCTTTTAAACCAATCAGGTGCAGCAACTCTTGCTACGGACTCTGCATTTAAAGAATACTTTCATGGATTGATGATCGCTCCGGATACCACTGCTACACCTTACGCTGCCAGCATGCTTTATCTTGCTATGCTTTCATCCGTTAGCGGACTCAGATTGTATTGGCATACACCGGCCAAAAGTGATTTGAACATTAATTTCCCGATAGGAACCAGTGAAGTAAAATTCAATTATTTTAAACATACCTATTCGGGATCTGTTGTAGCAAGTCATCTTCAAAACGAAACGGCAGATGGCGATAGTCTTATTTTTATTCAGTCAATGGCAAGCATAAGAACCAGGATTTCTATTCCGAATCTGCTCAACCTTCATGATGTTATCATAAACAAAGCCGAACTCATTATCTCGCAACGCCTGGATCCGAACAGGGCCGACAGTGTGTTTACACCTCCCCTTCAAATATTGATCGTAACGTTAGACAGTGCGGGAAAAATTAAATCGATACCTGATAATGATGATGTGAACCAGGTTTTCCCGGCCTATGGCGGTAACAAGGTGAGTTATGGCATTTTACCGGGTGATACGGTAGCGCAATACAAGTTCAGCATTTCTCAGCAGGTTCAATTACTGATTGACGGAAACATCACCGACTACGGTTTGTTCCTGATTAACAACAGCGCCCAGGAAACAGCGGACCGTTTAATGGCTGGCGGTGGCAACAGGAATGATGTGTACAAGGCCAAACTGAATCTCGTCTACACTCCAATAGAATAA
- the glmS gene encoding glutamine--fructose-6-phosphate transaminase (isomerizing), giving the protein MCGIVGYIGNKQAFPILIKGLHRLEYRGYDSAGVALLNNGLHVYKKAGKVSALEAFVADKDTKGNIGIGHTRWATHGEPNDVNAHPHFSESKSLAIIHNGIIENYATLKEELLLRGHHFESDTDTEVLIHLIEDIMVNEVQDLPEAVRIALNEVVGAYAIVILAKNNPDMLVAARKGSPLVIGIGEDEFFVASDATPIVEFTKNVVYLNDEEIAVLNRNNDLTIKTIGNKVKTPYIEELELKLEMLEKGGYDHFMLKEIYEQPNSIRDSLRGRLNTYTGKIKLGGFAEYEEKLAHAKGLTMIACGTSWHAAIVAEYLFEDLARIPVEVEYASEFRYRNPIVTHDDIVIAISQSGETADTLAAIQMAKSKGATVFGICNVVGSSISRAVDAGSYTHAGPEIGVASTKAFTAQVTVLSMLALYTARKRGTITQSRYHQLINELDSIPDKVKQVLKTNEQIKYIADYFKDTRNFLYLGRGYNFPVGLEGALKLKEISYIHAEGYPAAEMKHGPIALIDEEMPVVVLATKGGPYDKILSNIQEVKARKGRIIAIVSEGDKIIRDLAEFVIEIPETEEPLTPLLSVIPLQLLAYHIAVLRGCNVDQPRNLAKSVTVE; this is encoded by the coding sequence ATGTGCGGAATCGTCGGTTACATCGGTAATAAGCAGGCTTTCCCCATTCTCATCAAAGGGCTGCATCGTCTTGAATACAGGGGCTATGACAGTGCTGGTGTAGCGTTGCTTAACAACGGGTTGCATGTTTATAAAAAGGCAGGCAAGGTAAGTGCGCTGGAAGCATTTGTGGCTGATAAAGACACCAAAGGAAATATTGGTATCGGACACACCCGTTGGGCTACTCATGGCGAACCTAATGATGTAAATGCACATCCTCATTTTTCTGAATCAAAAAGTCTGGCCATCATTCACAATGGCATTATTGAAAATTATGCTACTTTAAAAGAAGAGTTGTTACTCCGTGGTCATCATTTTGAATCGGATACAGACACAGAAGTTTTGATTCACCTGATAGAAGACATCATGGTGAATGAAGTGCAGGATTTACCTGAGGCGGTGCGTATTGCCCTTAATGAAGTAGTAGGTGCTTATGCCATCGTAATTTTAGCGAAGAACAATCCTGATATGCTCGTGGCAGCAAGAAAAGGAAGTCCGCTTGTAATTGGCATCGGTGAAGATGAATTTTTTGTTGCTTCAGATGCCACACCAATTGTTGAGTTTACTAAAAACGTGGTGTATCTGAATGATGAAGAGATTGCCGTGCTGAACCGCAACAATGATCTTACCATTAAAACCATTGGTAACAAAGTAAAGACGCCATACATAGAAGAATTGGAATTAAAGCTGGAGATGTTGGAAAAAGGCGGATACGATCATTTCATGCTGAAAGAAATTTATGAGCAGCCCAACTCTATCCGCGATAGTTTACGAGGCAGGTTAAACACATATACCGGAAAGATAAAGTTAGGCGGATTTGCGGAGTATGAAGAGAAACTGGCGCATGCCAAAGGACTTACGATGATTGCCTGTGGCACCTCCTGGCATGCCGCCATTGTTGCAGAATATTTGTTTGAAGATCTTGCACGCATTCCGGTGGAAGTGGAATATGCTTCTGAATTTCGTTACCGCAATCCCATAGTTACGCATGATGACATTGTGATTGCCATTTCACAATCAGGCGAAACGGCGGATACGCTTGCGGCTATACAAATGGCCAAGTCAAAAGGTGCTACCGTGTTTGGTATTTGCAATGTTGTCGGGTCTTCTATTTCACGCGCTGTGGATGCGGGTTCTTATACGCATGCAGGTCCGGAAATAGGCGTGGCATCTACCAAAGCATTTACGGCGCAGGTAACCGTGCTGAGCATGCTGGCTTTGTATACGGCGAGAAAGCGGGGAACCATCACACAATCGAGATATCATCAACTGATCAACGAACTGGATTCTATTCCTGATAAGGTAAAACAGGTATTGAAAACGAATGAGCAGATCAAATATATTGCAGATTATTTTAAAGATACCCGCAACTTTTTATATCTGGGACGCGGTTATAATTTCCCGGTAGGATTGGAAGGTGCCTTAAAACTGAAAGAAATTTCTTACATCCATGCAGAAGGTTATCCTGCTGCTGAAATGAAACACGGACCGATTGCATTGATTGACGAAGAAATGCCGGTTGTTGTTTTGGCAACGAAAGGTGGACCTTACGATAAAATTCTAAGCAATATTCAGGAAGTGAAAGCCAGGAAAGGCCGCATCATCGCCATTGTATCAGAAGGCGATAAAATCATCCGCGACCTTGCGGAATTTGTGATTGAAATTCCTGAAACTGAAGAGCCGCTTACACCATTGTTATCAGTGATTCCACTGCAATTATTGGCGTATCATATTGCGGTGCTTCGCGGTTGCAATGTCGACCAGCCAAGGAATCTTGCAAAGAGTGTTACAGTGGAATAA
- a CDS encoding T9SS type A sorting domain-containing protein: MKFHPSFSQMKRPWLFTFFLLICSKMIFAQGDFIIAGDYQNNVYSDPSPDLSPYIFFNNGFYYGATEIDLNNDGRKDFNIHYVNNYNYEYTIYIDSYDSNSIATASFKELAFSPDTSYLLDDTLTAVKGFNLNDTISFRNNFVQSDHLTLRYALYPPNGSFPQLAYGAWFDYSLPEYDSSDHYIGCMVIAGEDTVPGWIHLQRNFTFSVKDYGATEGFGIQVPEISNNTIAISPNPVSGEIVLKGNFESYVLFNSMGMLVKNGTLNAAANKIDVHKLPAGMYYLHLQQNNNVYLGKFIVQ; the protein is encoded by the coding sequence TTGAAATTCCATCCATCTTTTTCACAGATGAAGCGTCCATGGTTGTTCACCTTTTTTTTATTGATTTGCAGCAAAATGATTTTTGCACAAGGAGATTTTATTATTGCAGGCGATTATCAAAATAATGTCTACTCAGATCCTTCACCTGATTTATCTCCTTACATTTTTTTTAACAATGGATTTTATTACGGTGCTACAGAAATTGACCTGAACAATGACGGCCGGAAGGATTTTAATATCCACTATGTCAATAATTACAATTACGAGTACACTATTTATATTGATTCGTATGATTCCAATAGCATCGCAACAGCTTCCTTTAAAGAGCTTGCCTTTTCGCCCGATACTTCTTATTTGCTGGATGACACATTAACCGCCGTAAAAGGTTTTAACTTAAATGATACCATATCCTTCAGGAATAATTTTGTTCAAAGTGATCACCTCACTTTACGATATGCCTTGTATCCTCCAAATGGCAGCTTTCCTCAATTGGCTTACGGAGCCTGGTTCGATTATTCTTTGCCTGAGTATGATTCATCAGACCATTATATCGGTTGTATGGTAATCGCCGGTGAGGACACCGTGCCTGGCTGGATTCACCTGCAAAGAAATTTCACTTTCTCAGTGAAAGATTACGGCGCCACAGAGGGATTCGGCATTCAGGTGCCAGAAATCAGCAACAACACAATAGCGATTTCACCAAATCCTGTTTCAGGTGAAATTGTACTGAAGGGGAATTTTGAAAGCTATGTACTCTTTAACAGCATGGGAATGCTGGTAAAAAATGGAACACTGAATGCTGCAGCAAACAAAATAGACGTGCATAAATTACCCGCAGGAATGTATTACCTGCATCTGCAGCAAAACAATAATGTTTATCTGGGAAAATTTATAGTGCAATAA
- a CDS encoding superoxide dismutase, whose protein sequence is MAFQLPSLPYGFDALEPHIDAMTMQIHHDKHHAAYVTNLNKALEGNDAASWSIEEICKNISKFQVAVRNNGGGHYNHSLFWSVMKPGGGGSPKGELLDAISRDLGSFEKFYEAFSAAGTTRFGSGWAWLIVGTDKKLAVTSTPNQDNPLMDVVEVKGTPILGMDVWEHAYYLKYQNKRPDYIAAFWNLINWDEVTMRYNETMK, encoded by the coding sequence ATGGCTTTTCAACTTCCTTCCTTACCCTACGGTTTTGATGCACTCGAACCACACATTGATGCGATGACTATGCAAATCCACCACGACAAGCACCATGCGGCTTACGTCACTAACCTCAACAAAGCGCTGGAAGGCAATGATGCGGCAAGCTGGTCGATTGAAGAAATCTGTAAAAACATTTCAAAATTCCAGGTGGCAGTTCGCAATAACGGCGGCGGACATTATAATCACTCCCTGTTTTGGTCTGTCATGAAGCCCGGCGGCGGCGGTTCACCCAAAGGAGAGTTGCTTGATGCCATCTCCCGTGACCTCGGTAGTTTCGAAAAATTCTATGAAGCTTTTTCTGCTGCGGGTACCACCCGTTTTGGTTCAGGTTGGGCCTGGCTGATTGTAGGCACTGATAAAAAACTGGCCGTTACTTCTACCCCTAACCAGGACAATCCGTTAATGGATGTGGTGGAAGTAAAAGGCACGCCGATTCTTGGAATGGATGTTTGGGAACATGCTTATTACCTGAAATACCAAAACAAGCGTCCTGATTATATCGCTGCATTCTGGAATCTAATCAACTGGGATGAAGTGACGATGCGGTACAATGAGACGATGAAATAA
- a CDS encoding outer membrane beta-barrel protein: MWTSIMVAQTDTCIVHLKSANTNYDDGNYDHVIILLTNGISDCQLSKQDLIEVNKLLILSYIGIDNLEAANASAAAIMKIDPKYQPDKFKDDPKLTAMFVKFKPEPIWIINISGGLNFPDIKVIQTYSVVHPDDATGLASYQSLTGFQLNSGVERRIYGNLWIEAGFGFRGTGYKHTLDSVQGTTIYYSEKLNYFDFPLSLKYYFLKGRFKPFMQAGVNFSWMLQAYGTSSREGQEDIVNRTPLRNNFDIGYFGMVGATFAFKEFSIFGNAGYTYFPDLVNKEGMRYADDVNLYQYYYVDDDFKMNNFQINAGVAYTLSYKITKMK, encoded by the coding sequence ATGTGGACTTCCATAATGGTTGCACAAACCGATACCTGCATTGTTCATCTCAAAAGTGCCAATACTAATTATGACGATGGAAACTATGACCATGTCATCATCCTGCTCACTAATGGTATTTCAGATTGTCAACTTTCAAAACAAGACCTGATAGAGGTGAATAAGCTACTAATTCTAAGTTATATCGGAATTGACAATCTCGAGGCAGCCAACGCTTCGGCTGCTGCAATAATGAAAATCGATCCTAAATACCAGCCGGATAAATTCAAAGACGACCCTAAGCTCACTGCAATGTTCGTTAAATTCAAACCCGAACCCATATGGATCATTAACATTAGTGGCGGGTTGAATTTTCCGGATATTAAAGTCATTCAAACGTATTCTGTTGTACACCCTGATGATGCTACCGGCCTTGCTTCCTATCAATCTCTCACGGGATTCCAGCTTAATAGCGGAGTTGAAAGGCGCATCTATGGTAATTTATGGATAGAAGCCGGTTTCGGTTTTCGGGGCACCGGCTATAAACACACGCTCGACAGTGTGCAAGGCACGACAATTTACTATAGCGAAAAACTCAATTACTTTGATTTTCCACTGTCCTTAAAATATTATTTTTTGAAAGGCAGGTTTAAACCATTTATGCAAGCGGGCGTAAATTTTTCATGGATGCTTCAGGCATACGGCACTTCTTCACGCGAGGGCCAGGAGGATATTGTCAACCGAACCCCACTCAGAAATAATTTTGACATCGGCTATTTTGGAATGGTGGGAGCAACATTTGCATTTAAGGAATTCAGCATTTTTGGAAATGCCGGCTACACCTATTTTCCTGATTTAGTAAACAAGGAAGGAATGCGATATGCCGATGATGTGAATCTCTATCAATACTATTATGTAGATGATGATTTCAAAATGAATAATTTTCAAATCAATGCAGGTGTTGCATACACCCTTTCTTATAAAATCACAAAAATGAAGTAA
- a CDS encoding sensor histidine kinase: MKEKEKIRKLPSENATRHSDKQQCSLLIDQAMELRHSDPAAALTVAAKALALSEAIHFVLGKARSNFCMGLVHFNLSDYERAFIFLHRAHLFFQQAGDRWGISNAINNIGLIHFRLGDYTKALDHFSASLQIKRESHDRFGTSNVLLSMAAIHREAGNTTDAQQLLMESLKISEALKADTLTSKGLMELGILLLIEEKFSEAAEKFSEARLLFEQQHNPGGIAQCFLYLGKTESASGKPESAISFFQEGQIIARDAGDKSLSTVFLVSIAMEKLKSGESLESIALLLDARALAERTLEKPVQSVIAQQLSAGYEAAGNLKEALKEYKKFILLKEEINAADTLTTAHNHQVSVKVETLERENKILEIEKLAALNELTAQLKTQEVNTLNAMMEGQEKERSRIAADLHDRVGSALSAIKLHMDGIRLSADIISQKQSSFEKVISMLDDAVNEVRQVSHDLASGVLVKFGLVDAIHDLCNTIQSAGGVEVNFITAGLDSRLDHKIEIALYRSVQELISNILKYAGAKEITIYFHRQEEWLSLMVEDDGIGFDPEKKSSGTGISNVRSRINLLNGITLFDTSPGRGCTVTIKIPISVLL, encoded by the coding sequence TTGAAAGAAAAAGAGAAAATCCGGAAGCTTCCATCGGAAAATGCAACCAGGCATTCCGATAAACAGCAATGCAGTTTGCTGATCGATCAGGCCATGGAACTTCGCCATTCCGATCCGGCTGCGGCATTAACGGTAGCTGCAAAAGCACTTGCTCTTTCTGAAGCTATTCACTTTGTTCTGGGAAAAGCCCGCAGTAACTTTTGCATGGGACTTGTTCACTTTAATCTTTCCGATTATGAGAGGGCATTCATTTTTCTCCATCGGGCACATCTTTTTTTTCAACAAGCCGGCGACCGTTGGGGCATCAGCAATGCAATCAACAACATCGGATTGATTCACTTCCGTCTCGGCGATTATACCAAGGCGCTCGACCATTTTTCTGCTTCCTTACAAATAAAAAGAGAGTCGCACGACCGGTTTGGAACTTCCAATGTGCTACTCAGTATGGCGGCCATTCACAGGGAAGCAGGGAACACCACAGACGCGCAGCAGCTTCTTATGGAGAGTCTTAAGATTTCAGAAGCATTAAAAGCAGATACACTTACAAGCAAAGGATTGATGGAGCTTGGCATTTTGCTATTGATAGAAGAGAAATTTTCAGAAGCGGCTGAGAAATTTTCAGAAGCTAGATTATTATTTGAGCAACAGCACAATCCAGGAGGCATTGCGCAGTGTTTTCTTTATCTGGGAAAAACTGAATCTGCTTCCGGGAAGCCGGAGTCTGCTATTTCTTTTTTTCAGGAAGGACAAATTATAGCAAGAGATGCCGGCGACAAAAGTTTAAGCACAGTTTTTCTTGTCAGCATTGCGATGGAAAAACTGAAATCGGGAGAATCTTTGGAGAGCATTGCATTGTTACTTGATGCAAGAGCGCTTGCAGAAAGAACACTGGAAAAGCCGGTTCAAAGCGTGATTGCACAGCAATTGAGCGCAGGATATGAAGCCGCAGGTAATTTGAAAGAGGCGCTGAAGGAATACAAAAAATTTATACTATTAAAGGAAGAAATTAATGCTGCAGATACTCTTACTACTGCACACAACCATCAGGTGAGTGTAAAGGTGGAAACCCTTGAAAGAGAAAATAAGATACTGGAAATAGAAAAGCTGGCTGCTCTCAATGAGCTTACAGCGCAGCTAAAAACGCAGGAAGTTAACACGTTGAATGCGATGATGGAGGGGCAGGAAAAAGAACGGAGCAGGATAGCTGCTGATCTGCATGACCGTGTGGGGAGTGCACTTTCCGCGATTAAATTGCATATGGACGGAATCAGACTGTCGGCTGATATAATATCGCAAAAACAATCATCATTTGAAAAAGTGATCTCCATGCTTGATGACGCTGTAAATGAAGTGCGACAGGTTTCGCATGATCTTGCCTCAGGAGTACTCGTTAAATTTGGATTGGTTGATGCGATACATGACTTGTGTAACACCATACAAAGTGCGGGCGGCGTTGAAGTGAATTTTATTACAGCCGGATTAGATAGTCGGCTTGATCACAAGATTGAGATTGCACTCTATCGGTCTGTGCAAGAGCTCATCAGCAACATTTTAAAATACGCAGGCGCAAAAGAGATCACTATTTATTTTCATCGGCAGGAAGAATGGTTGTCATTAATGGTAGAAGATGATGGCATTGGTTTCGATCCGGAAAAAAAATCAAGTGGCACCGGCATCAGCAACGTACGTTCTCGCATCAATCTGCTGAACGGCATCACGTTGTTCGATACTTCACCCGGAAGAGGCTGCACTGTTACCATAAAAATTCCAATTTCCGTACTATTATGA
- a CDS encoding response regulator transcription factor, with the protein MIQIIIADDHQMFIDGLKLIIRSFENIEVSGEALNGDDLLELLDSKKADIVILDINMPGKDGIETAKEIRKKYPGIKILIVSMHKQREFIRQLVAAGVSGYILKNTGAKELQQAIRVINEGGEFFGGEITKEILQSMRNHSSQREIPSFSKREMEVLRLLNEECTTQQIADKLFISFHTVESHRKNILMKAGVKNTAGLIRYGINMGLI; encoded by the coding sequence ATGATACAGATAATTATCGCCGACGATCACCAGATGTTTATTGACGGGTTGAAACTCATTATCCGGTCATTTGAAAATATTGAAGTTTCAGGCGAAGCACTGAACGGAGATGATCTGCTGGAGTTGCTTGATAGCAAAAAGGCAGACATTGTGATCCTTGATATTAATATGCCGGGAAAGGATGGCATTGAAACAGCCAAAGAAATCCGCAAAAAATATCCAGGCATCAAGATACTGATCGTATCGATGCACAAGCAACGGGAATTTATCAGGCAACTGGTAGCGGCCGGTGTTTCAGGCTACATTCTGAAAAACACAGGTGCGAAGGAATTGCAGCAGGCTATTCGCGTGATAAATGAAGGAGGTGAATTTTTCGGAGGAGAGATTACGAAAGAAATTCTGCAAAGCATGCGCAACCATTCTTCGCAGCGTGAAATTCCTTCCTTCAGCAAGCGGGAAATGGAAGTGTTGAGGTTACTAAATGAAGAATGTACCACACAGCAAATCGCAGACAAACTGTTCATCAGTTTTCACACGGTGGAATCGCACCGTAAAAATATACTTATGAAAGCAGGTGTAAAAAACACTGCAGGATTGATTCGTTATGGAATCAATATGGGATTGATTTGA